In Colwellia sp. PAMC 20917, a single genomic region encodes these proteins:
- a CDS encoding STAS/SEC14 domain-containing protein, giving the protein MTIEHGDNTIILKENIIHITLKGSFNEYGAEEVSQKTSAIIKSLNQSKFLIFVDLSNLDGATPDAFNISNKFNEWLNGQNMVAKAIVITSQVIKSIDQQWVPSKAVQNIEYFDNEDDALVWLNKQI; this is encoded by the coding sequence TTGACGATAGAGCATGGTGATAACACAATAATTTTAAAAGAAAATATTATACATATAACGTTGAAAGGCTCTTTTAATGAGTATGGTGCTGAAGAAGTCTCGCAAAAGACATCAGCAATAATCAAGTCGCTCAATCAAAGTAAATTTCTGATATTTGTTGATCTTTCAAACTTGGATGGTGCTACGCCAGACGCATTTAATATCTCTAATAAGTTTAATGAGTGGCTCAATGGCCAAAATATGGTAGCAAAAGCTATCGTTATTACTTCGCAGGTAATAAAAAGTATTGACCAACAATGGGTGCCCTCCAAAGCGGTTCAAAATATAGAGTATTTTGATAATGAAGACGATGCATTAGTTTGGTTAAACAAACAGATTTAA
- a CDS encoding TonB-dependent receptor plug domain-containing protein encodes MIIRISGPALVINFCQRVGLISLFLFTGISSAETSFEKQPSIFELSLAELLNVRVDVASYTSERIIQTPAIVSRYDQNDLTLMGIKSLKDMLSFIPGFVLQENRAGGTPVMIRGIVEAFNQKILFLVDDVPYWMPSHSEIPLLGIPIEAISHVEVIRGPGAIYYGTNASAGVIKIVTKQKAGNSLAVNYDSNQKLNVGGYYFHAFNDDSHFSLGVESQKDNGFTSYFEGTPQPPSFPKGTPDFDHIVITEEMTSVLARFRYYNFNINFQTFDSMTNDTDEPTPLSIATQREHKGYLLHMDKSWQFEHANMQVYSEYNQFYLQFVSRNVLSLGNDGGFRFDNNGDNNTRWRTGVTFDYHWNNHLTLNSGMEFEKRRIENYNLYSVATNRNILRLIESQAVEENALFGQIDYQYQQWRFLIGGRYTNNSKSGDRVTPRVSTVYQIDNHQSIKLLYSVGFNSPNFTQLFINIPGTIEGNPNLRAELVKTTDLAYSYEKDNTLFVANAYLLKADDFIQRGFSNNLVSFFNSGSFDRSGIELDYQRVLKSYTLFANFSYSHQGNREISDDKLAAIVPRFTTAIGLSYPWDTRQTLGFSLRTISKRNKAPASYLLNANYNYKTERYSLFFTVKNLLGEKIVYPDTQDFVSEHLIEGDDNVNLSLSLKYLF; translated from the coding sequence ATGATAATACGGATAAGTGGTCCTGCTTTAGTCATTAATTTTTGTCAACGGGTTGGCTTGATATCATTATTCTTATTTACAGGCATAAGCTCTGCTGAAACAAGCTTTGAAAAACAACCATCTATTTTTGAACTGTCACTAGCAGAGCTGTTAAACGTGAGGGTTGATGTTGCTTCTTATACTTCTGAACGGATTATTCAAACTCCTGCTATAGTTTCCCGCTATGATCAAAATGATTTAACCTTGATGGGTATTAAAAGCCTAAAAGATATGTTGTCGTTTATCCCTGGCTTTGTTCTCCAAGAAAACCGAGCGGGGGGCACGCCCGTAATGATCAGAGGTATAGTGGAAGCCTTTAACCAAAAAATCCTCTTTTTAGTGGATGATGTTCCTTATTGGATGCCATCACATTCTGAAATACCGCTCTTAGGTATTCCCATCGAGGCTATTAGCCATGTCGAAGTTATAAGGGGACCTGGTGCTATTTATTATGGTACCAATGCTTCTGCAGGTGTTATTAAAATTGTCACTAAACAAAAAGCGGGCAACAGCCTAGCGGTAAATTATGACTCTAATCAAAAACTCAATGTTGGCGGTTATTACTTTCACGCTTTTAATGATGATTCTCATTTTTCACTAGGGGTTGAGTCTCAAAAAGATAACGGTTTTACCAGTTACTTCGAGGGTACGCCGCAACCCCCTTCATTTCCAAAGGGTACACCAGATTTTGATCATATTGTTATAACAGAAGAAATGACCTCTGTGCTAGCACGCTTTCGCTATTATAACTTTAATATCAACTTTCAAACGTTCGACTCAATGACCAATGATACTGACGAACCAACCCCTTTAAGCATCGCGACACAAAGAGAGCATAAGGGATATTTATTGCATATGGATAAAAGTTGGCAGTTTGAACACGCCAATATGCAAGTTTACAGTGAATATAATCAATTTTATTTACAATTCGTCTCACGAAATGTACTTAGTTTGGGCAATGACGGAGGGTTTCGCTTTGATAATAATGGTGACAACAATACCCGTTGGCGAACTGGAGTCACTTTTGATTATCATTGGAATAATCATTTAACGCTAAATAGCGGTATGGAGTTTGAAAAGCGTCGCATTGAAAATTACAATTTATATAGTGTCGCTACTAACCGCAATATATTAAGGTTAATTGAATCACAAGCAGTTGAAGAAAATGCATTATTTGGTCAAATAGATTACCAATACCAGCAATGGCGGTTTCTCATTGGCGGCCGCTACACAAATAATAGCAAAAGTGGTGATAGAGTCACCCCGCGAGTTTCAACGGTTTACCAAATTGATAATCATCAATCAATAAAACTGCTTTACTCGGTTGGTTTTAACTCACCTAATTTTACCCAATTATTTATTAATATTCCGGGCACGATAGAAGGCAATCCTAATTTAAGAGCTGAACTTGTGAAAACTACCGATCTGGCTTATTCGTATGAAAAAGATAATACGTTGTTTGTTGCTAACGCTTATTTGTTGAAAGCAGATGATTTTATTCAAAGAGGTTTCAGTAACAATCTGGTCAGTTTTTTTAATTCAGGCAGTTTTGATCGAAGTGGTATTGAATTGGATTATCAACGTGTTTTAAAAAGCTATACGTTATTTGCTAATTTTTCTTATAGCCACCAAGGAAACAGGGAAATATCTGATGATAAATTAGCTGCAATTGTCCCCAGGTTTACCACAGCTATAGGTCTATCATATCCTTGGGATACGCGACAAACTTTGGGGTTTTCATTACGCACAATCAGCAAACGAAATAAAGCGCCAGCCTCATATTTACTTAATGCAAATTATAATTATAAGACCGAGCGATATTCGTTGTTCTTTACAGTAAAAAACTTACTTGGGGAGAAAATTGTTTATCCAGATACCCAAGACTTTGTATCAGAACACTTAATTGAAGGTGATGATAATGTAAATCTGTCGTTATCACTAAAATATTTATTCTAG
- a CDS encoding S8 family serine peptidase encodes MKKTLLALSVSVLAATTFNVNADALIGSKLQTLLPTLVQSTKVIVSTHHYNELDNVMATLNVPYLALKVLPMAGTSLTRSQINSLAKDSRVKSIYFDAPLEYYNYNSGEITSGHLVHDDYGVYGEGSTIAVLDSGVDATHPDLLLGEKTIQNVKIAGDLDFAGGKNLFLEGVPNSDTSSGHGTHVGGTVAGSGDASRDDERRSFYQAGIAPKATLVGLGAGEAISILYAIAGFDYAIANSERYSIDVITNSWGGGDGASFDPNNPTNQASYQAYKKGIVVTFAASNSGPDDNTLNQYAIAPWVINVAAGTTDRQLADFSSRGVEGDWIKTPDITAPGSAIVSTRALNTPLGAAGPIIDPAHPEYHLYYASMSGTSMATPFVAGVVGLLLEVNPLLSPDQVEQILKDSADEMPGYKVHQVGAGHINVKAAVDLARVTIGERADFINGQTGWSSQGVWSEVSETDNNINYKKRWAVKNSTLSSDGTFKQTRRRNAQISFDFIGDSVQLKYITNNRNGHAELFLDGKSQGLLDYYSPQRQVKTVAFRDLSTDSVHSISLKRVNGTVSFDGILLDGQLVDSAAVIIETDSTFAGSVGPSYENMEVSDHDIQLTDNVSMLNAVLTWSGVADLDFDLLNEAGEVVANSASLDNPEEINFRPTSGGLYTLRVNGYISVATDYTIAVTTSKLETND; translated from the coding sequence ATGAAAAAGACACTTTTGGCACTATCGGTTAGTGTACTTGCTGCGACCACATTTAATGTTAATGCTGATGCGCTTATTGGCTCAAAATTACAAACCTTGTTACCCACTTTAGTTCAAAGTACTAAAGTGATTGTTTCAACTCACCATTACAATGAACTCGATAATGTTATGGCAACTTTAAACGTTCCTTATTTAGCGTTAAAAGTATTACCTATGGCAGGAACTTCTTTAACTCGAAGCCAAATCAATAGCTTAGCTAAAGACTCACGGGTTAAGAGTATTTATTTTGATGCGCCTTTAGAATATTACAACTATAACTCTGGCGAAATTACCAGTGGTCATCTAGTACATGACGATTATGGTGTTTATGGTGAAGGTTCAACGATTGCAGTACTAGATTCAGGTGTTGATGCAACACACCCTGATTTATTACTCGGTGAAAAAACTATCCAAAATGTTAAAATTGCTGGTGATCTTGATTTTGCTGGTGGTAAGAACTTATTTTTAGAAGGTGTGCCAAATTCGGATACGAGTTCAGGACACGGTACACATGTTGGCGGCACTGTTGCCGGTAGCGGTGATGCATCAAGAGATGATGAACGTAGAAGTTTTTACCAGGCAGGCATCGCCCCAAAAGCAACTTTGGTGGGTCTAGGAGCTGGTGAAGCGATTTCAATTCTTTATGCTATTGCTGGCTTTGATTATGCAATCGCTAATAGCGAACGTTATAGCATAGATGTAATAACTAACAGTTGGGGTGGAGGTGACGGCGCAAGCTTTGATCCAAATAATCCAACCAATCAAGCTTCTTATCAAGCTTACAAAAAAGGCATCGTAGTGACATTTGCCGCTTCTAATAGTGGCCCAGATGACAACACCCTTAATCAATATGCAATTGCTCCATGGGTTATTAACGTTGCTGCTGGCACAACAGACCGTCAATTAGCTGATTTTTCAAGCCGAGGCGTTGAAGGTGACTGGATTAAAACACCTGATATTACTGCGCCAGGTAGCGCGATTGTATCAACACGAGCACTTAACACGCCATTGGGCGCTGCAGGTCCTATAATCGACCCTGCTCATCCAGAATATCACCTGTACTACGCAAGTATGAGTGGTACGTCAATGGCAACACCATTTGTTGCTGGTGTGGTCGGTTTATTGTTGGAAGTGAATCCACTGTTATCACCCGATCAAGTTGAACAAATTTTAAAAGACAGCGCAGATGAAATGCCGGGTTATAAAGTTCATCAAGTGGGTGCGGGTCATATTAACGTAAAAGCAGCTGTAGATTTGGCCAGAGTTACTATCGGCGAAAGAGCAGACTTTATCAACGGACAAACTGGCTGGTCAAGCCAAGGCGTTTGGTCTGAAGTTTCTGAAACTGATAACAATATTAATTACAAAAAACGTTGGGCTGTAAAAAATAGTACCTTATCGTCAGATGGCACTTTTAAGCAAACACGACGTAGAAACGCGCAAATTAGCTTTGATTTCATTGGTGATAGTGTTCAATTAAAATATATAACTAATAATAGAAACGGTCATGCCGAATTATTTCTTGATGGTAAAAGCCAAGGTTTATTAGATTATTATTCACCTCAACGTCAAGTTAAAACCGTTGCATTTAGAGATTTATCTACCGATAGTGTTCATAGCATAAGTCTTAAACGCGTTAACGGTACAGTTTCATTTGACGGTATTTTACTCGACGGTCAATTAGTCGACTCAGCTGCAGTCATTATAGAAACTGACAGTACCTTTGCCGGTTCAGTTGGCCCATCATATGAAAATATGGAAGTATCAGACCATGATATACAGCTGACAGACAACGTTTCTATGCTTAATGCTGTGTTAACCTGGTCAGGTGTTGCAGATTTAGATTTTGACTTGCTTAACGAAGCGGGTGAAGTTGTCGCTAACAGCGCCTCTTTAGATAACCCTGAAGAAATTAACTTTCGCCCAACTAGCGGTGGACTTTATACGCTACGCGTTAATGGTTATATTTCAGTAGCTACTGACTATACGATTGCAGTAACAACATCAAAACTTGAAACTAATGATTAA
- a CDS encoding PEP-CTERM sorting domain-containing protein, translated as MSDPLDFFAVATPVNADALGQVSASVTDVPEPSILAIFALGLMGLMTRSLKK; from the coding sequence GTGAGTGACCCATTAGATTTTTTCGCTGTAGCAACGCCTGTTAACGCTGATGCCTTGGGTCAAGTATCAGCATCAGTAACCGATGTTCCTGAGCCGTCCATATTAGCAATATTTGCGTTAGGGCTGATGGGATTAATGACGAGGTCTTTAAAAAAATAA
- a CDS encoding M36 family metallopeptidase, translated as MKNTLISSAIAFALTVPLSVISSQVHASTSGIITGSNTANKILNFDVAGVPNINQIQDTGLNTLMSLSADQAQAISHFQAANPNAQVNINQATGTVDAITGMTVKTAGTSVENMARNFITDNQQIFEGLSNDQLKYNRNRSKAALGGQVVRFDQVVDGILVDGNGLGVVIDGNNNVRAIMGPYQKALTVAGQPGLSADDAVLMATRNLVQFQKNIPAEAMSILTPAYELIAAELGVFKTPIPELRIVQTADSHSLVWQFYYYSTNPFGVFKYMVDAQTGEIVYREDQVRTAEEPQPTDQFADYFPTFPPITKELQDSCEIVDADGGLTGTPEGLLRIKLRKFDETNRVTGVGSVLTGTNALILNASSSKLPFAQAALGTYYFDQDAAPLYGRVNEKDHTAEPAQQFDGISQFIYITNLMEYLDYLHKDGDDVHARGFGSGSFPDQYPNESTPLVGVVHIPNVFMALEAQDIDFSDPELLNKIVNLDNAFAIPLTQEIGGQEVVVNPTFYGHGYYFNNLAIDFSVPMHEGTHATITPIAGFEGSPEGGALNEGQADLWAYTIGETPDLGSYPVAGCGLRDLLRENGTDPDSFEYIRSGQSQLRYSQLGTRGDDFEVHRDGEIYAGAMWDLREIMLEMYPANDFARPDPTTGEATQLTSLGKETWERIFLGSMYVLGVSAPDTFVKARDAALTADAMLYPTDSVDAKSLGQHHAIIERVFAARELGLNASAPLGGVQMISTAVSEFTADQEAPAAPQNIVATITTPDTIEVTWNEVDNAIGYQILKRKGGSPARLFAGVPGREYVDGDIENNGYTHVEFVSNASYSDKGQGFGRGAGQGIDAYDYQYVVRAIEVNASGQVGFSKLSGTAMTQLKTTDITDNIEYKFSNYLVPDGQVSIDYTLTNTGDVDLFGPINFNIVSINNTRVTLDNADNGGTGQDGDTATFTYNESLAPGMDSSARTYVFNNPRFEQFTFTAEVFAKVLMPSQAANGSQAPVDKSPSADRTVVYHNISEHKGLVAIGTTDVEVADGVDYVDVVFTAQTSAQSIVATLTADTEVGGAYPDLDFSMLDSEGNVMVTSGNLGPSEQVGSTVVGGESYTLRVKGYANGPTQFTIVLDQMVLNESDASTEASTAESAVGSVELVEFVVNPANGTIMVVEPDDVKSVTAAPMMGTTATL; from the coding sequence ATGAAGAATACATTAATATCAAGTGCCATTGCTTTTGCATTGACTGTTCCGCTAAGCGTTATATCTAGTCAAGTTCATGCATCAACAAGCGGTATCATTACTGGTAGTAATACTGCCAATAAAATCTTAAATTTTGACGTTGCTGGTGTACCAAACATTAATCAAATTCAAGATACTGGCCTAAATACCTTAATGAGTTTAAGCGCTGATCAGGCTCAAGCCATCAGTCACTTTCAAGCAGCTAATCCAAACGCACAGGTAAATATCAATCAAGCGACAGGGACTGTTGATGCTATTACCGGCATGACCGTTAAAACGGCGGGTACCTCTGTTGAGAATATGGCGCGTAATTTCATTACCGACAATCAGCAAATTTTTGAAGGTTTAAGCAATGACCAACTGAAATATAATCGTAATCGCTCTAAAGCGGCATTAGGTGGACAAGTTGTTCGTTTCGATCAAGTTGTCGATGGTATTCTTGTTGATGGCAATGGTTTAGGTGTTGTTATTGATGGTAACAACAACGTTCGCGCCATTATGGGTCCTTATCAAAAAGCCCTTACCGTAGCGGGTCAACCGGGATTATCTGCTGATGATGCGGTGTTAATGGCAACGCGTAATCTTGTACAATTTCAAAAGAATATCCCCGCAGAGGCTATGTCAATACTAACCCCGGCCTATGAATTAATAGCAGCAGAGCTAGGTGTGTTTAAAACACCGATACCAGAGCTGCGCATAGTGCAAACGGCTGATAGCCATAGTTTAGTTTGGCAGTTTTATTACTACTCAACGAATCCTTTTGGCGTATTTAAATACATGGTTGATGCACAAACCGGTGAGATAGTTTACCGCGAAGATCAAGTTCGCACGGCCGAAGAGCCACAACCAACCGATCAATTTGCTGATTATTTTCCGACTTTCCCACCGATCACTAAAGAATTACAAGACTCTTGTGAAATTGTTGATGCAGATGGCGGTTTAACGGGCACACCTGAAGGGTTATTGCGCATTAAATTAAGAAAATTTGATGAAACTAACCGAGTAACAGGTGTTGGCAGTGTATTAACGGGTACTAATGCACTTATTCTTAATGCTTCATCGAGCAAATTGCCATTCGCTCAAGCGGCTTTAGGCACTTATTATTTTGACCAAGACGCTGCACCTCTTTATGGCCGCGTTAATGAAAAAGATCATACTGCTGAGCCTGCACAGCAATTCGACGGTATTAGTCAATTTATATATATCACTAACTTAATGGAATATTTAGACTATTTGCACAAAGATGGTGACGATGTTCATGCTAGAGGGTTTGGCAGTGGTAGTTTTCCTGATCAATACCCTAATGAGTCAACGCCTTTAGTAGGTGTCGTTCATATACCTAACGTGTTTATGGCACTAGAAGCTCAAGATATAGACTTTAGTGATCCTGAGCTTTTAAATAAAATAGTAAACTTAGATAATGCTTTTGCTATACCCCTTACACAAGAAATTGGTGGTCAGGAAGTGGTTGTTAACCCAACATTTTATGGTCATGGTTATTACTTTAACAACTTAGCAATAGATTTTAGTGTACCAATGCACGAAGGTACGCATGCGACTATCACACCTATTGCTGGCTTTGAAGGTAGCCCTGAAGGTGGCGCCTTGAACGAAGGGCAAGCCGATTTATGGGCTTATACTATAGGTGAAACACCTGATTTAGGTAGTTACCCAGTTGCAGGTTGTGGGTTAAGAGACTTATTACGCGAAAATGGTACAGATCCTGATTCTTTTGAATATATTCGAAGTGGCCAAAGCCAATTACGTTATTCACAATTAGGCACACGCGGTGACGACTTTGAAGTACACAGAGATGGCGAAATATATGCCGGCGCGATGTGGGACTTACGAGAAATTATGCTAGAGATGTATCCAGCTAATGACTTTGCTCGCCCAGATCCAACAACGGGTGAAGCAACACAGTTAACCAGTTTAGGTAAAGAAACTTGGGAACGTATTTTCCTTGGCTCTATGTATGTTTTAGGTGTTAGTGCGCCAGATACCTTTGTTAAAGCGCGAGATGCGGCATTAACAGCTGACGCTATGCTATATCCAACTGACTCTGTTGATGCTAAATCTCTAGGTCAACATCATGCTATTATTGAACGTGTATTTGCCGCTCGTGAATTGGGATTAAACGCTTCAGCTCCATTAGGTGGTGTGCAGATGATTTCAACAGCGGTAAGTGAATTTACTGCGGATCAAGAAGCACCAGCTGCACCACAAAATATTGTTGCAACGATTACCACACCAGACACGATTGAAGTGACTTGGAATGAAGTAGATAATGCCATTGGCTATCAAATATTAAAGCGTAAAGGTGGCAGTCCAGCTCGTTTATTCGCTGGTGTACCGGGTCGTGAATATGTCGACGGCGATATAGAAAACAATGGCTATACCCATGTAGAGTTTGTATCAAATGCTAGTTACAGTGATAAAGGTCAAGGCTTTGGTCGTGGCGCTGGTCAAGGTATTGATGCTTATGATTATCAATATGTTGTTCGTGCTATTGAAGTTAACGCTTCGGGTCAAGTTGGTTTTTCTAAATTGTCAGGTACGGCGATGACTCAGTTAAAAACAACGGATATTACTGATAACATTGAATATAAATTCAGTAATTATTTAGTACCTGATGGTCAGGTTAGTATTGATTATACGTTAACAAATACAGGTGACGTGGATTTATTTGGCCCTATCAACTTTAATATTGTTTCGATTAATAACACTAGAGTGACTTTGGATAATGCTGATAATGGGGGTACTGGCCAAGATGGAGATACCGCAACGTTTACGTATAACGAATCTTTAGCACCAGGAATGGATTCTTCTGCTCGTACTTATGTATTTAACAACCCAAGGTTTGAACAGTTTACCTTTACGGCTGAAGTGTTCGCTAAAGTACTAATGCCATCACAAGCGGCTAATGGTAGTCAAGCACCTGTTGATAAATCACCAAGTGCTGATCGTACCGTGGTTTATCATAATATCTCTGAGCATAAAGGCTTAGTTGCTATTGGCACTACAGACGTAGAAGTTGCTGACGGTGTTGATTATGTTGATGTGGTCTTTACAGCACAGACAAGTGCACAAAGTATTGTTGCAACCTTAACAGCAGATACTGAAGTGGGTGGAGCCTATCCAGATTTGGATTTCTCAATGCTCGACAGTGAAGGTAATGTCATGGTTACTTCAGGTAACTTAGGCCCTTCAGAGCAGGTAGGTAGTACGGTTGTTGGTGGCGAAAGCTACACCTTGCGTGTTAAAGGTTATGCCAATGGTCCAACTCAATTTACTATTGTGCTAGACCAAATGGTACTAAATGAATCAGATGCGAGTACCGAAGCAAGTACTGCTGAGTCTGCTGTAGGTTCTGTGGAATTAGTTGAGTTTGTAGTAAACCCAGCTAATGGCACGATTATGGTCGTTGAACCTGACGATGTGAAGTCAGTAACTGCTGCGCCAATGATGGGTACAACAGCGACACTTTAA
- a CDS encoding surface lipoprotein assembly modifier, producing MKYMLSSLGCILSMQVMAATPETFTFSGEASLALINNSALSVDELDEVSSQGDSGIQKTAAVTGLWTFNNKAKLTSSYRYNDQDYHQLDSFDLALHQVSIDGTYKWQEKDLGLRYDGAKAKLAGETYLTFQQASIYLGTFLQPQTFLRTSLKIKRKDFAVITRRNANTFAVSTELFHFINDGRTMLMLGLSADKEKAKDSQFNYGGYGVNTKLSQKFELFGLAHKATIGWRFQSKDFQAVSNNDIPSQRESKADEHRHIFHGQWQLNVNEHLVVIGNVEYGDYRSELDSQTYTQTLSTLAIKAQF from the coding sequence ATGAAATATATGTTGAGCAGTTTAGGGTGCATCCTTAGTATGCAAGTGATGGCAGCAACGCCAGAGACATTTACTTTTAGTGGTGAGGCTTCCTTGGCTTTAATAAACAACTCAGCGCTTAGCGTCGATGAGCTTGATGAAGTTTCCTCACAGGGTGACAGTGGCATTCAAAAAACGGCTGCGGTTACTGGCTTGTGGACGTTTAATAATAAAGCAAAGTTAACGTCATCATATCGATATAATGACCAAGATTATCATCAGTTAGATTCTTTTGATCTTGCCTTACATCAAGTCAGTATTGATGGGACCTATAAATGGCAGGAAAAAGATTTAGGACTACGTTATGATGGTGCTAAAGCTAAATTAGCTGGCGAGACATATTTAACCTTTCAACAAGCCAGTATTTACTTGGGAACTTTTCTTCAACCCCAAACATTTTTACGCACTAGCCTTAAAATAAAGCGTAAAGACTTTGCAGTTATAACTCGCCGAAATGCCAACACTTTTGCTGTAAGTACTGAATTGTTTCACTTTATCAACGACGGTCGCACTATGCTAATGCTAGGACTTAGCGCAGATAAAGAAAAGGCAAAAGACTCACAGTTTAATTATGGTGGCTATGGGGTTAACACTAAGTTATCTCAAAAATTTGAATTATTTGGCTTAGCTCACAAAGCAACTATCGGTTGGCGTTTTCAATCGAAAGATTTTCAAGCAGTTAGCAATAATGATATCCCTAGTCAGCGTGAATCAAAAGCAGATGAACATAGGCATATATTTCACGGACAGTGGCAGTTAAACGTTAACGAACATTTAGTGGTTATTGGTAACGTTGAATATGGCGACTACCGTTCAGAGCTTGATAGCCAAACATACACTCAAACCCTTTCGACCTTGGCGATTAAAGCGCAATTTTAA